One window of Rhizobium leguminosarum genomic DNA carries:
- a CDS encoding AraC family transcriptional regulator: protein MSQDLHPQVFEGLERLCAGPSGNAILAAPAFPGIERIEAQFSGNAFEPHRHDTYALGVTLKGVQTFGYRGERRFSLPGQVIVLHPDEEHDGGAGTEDGLHYRMLYLEPSLLLECLEADGIGLPFVDQPVIGDPALAAVLLAALGELDRELDELFVDDFLSQVAGGLSRHASMPRRPLGGVAWRQARAARDYLEAHTTRAVRSGELEAVTGLDRFALSRHFRAAFATSPHRYLLMRRLQQARAMIGAGEGISDTAAATGFADQSHLNRHFKKAYGMTPGQWAALAHNSARRFMRDFQQGRNGGR from the coding sequence TTGAGCCAGGATCTACATCCGCAGGTCTTCGAAGGTCTTGAACGTTTGTGCGCGGGACCATCCGGCAACGCCATCCTGGCGGCGCCTGCTTTTCCCGGCATCGAGCGCATCGAGGCGCAGTTTTCAGGCAATGCCTTCGAGCCGCACCGCCACGACACCTATGCACTCGGCGTGACGCTGAAGGGCGTGCAGACTTTCGGCTATCGCGGCGAGCGGCGCTTCAGCTTGCCGGGGCAGGTGATCGTGCTGCATCCCGATGAGGAGCATGACGGCGGTGCCGGGACCGAGGACGGGCTGCACTACCGCATGCTCTACCTGGAGCCGTCACTGCTTCTCGAATGCCTGGAGGCCGATGGCATCGGTCTGCCTTTCGTCGACCAGCCCGTCATCGGTGATCCTGCGCTGGCGGCTGTGCTGCTCGCCGCGCTCGGCGAGCTCGACCGCGAACTGGACGAGCTTTTCGTCGACGATTTCCTGTCGCAGGTGGCGGGCGGGCTGTCCCGGCATGCGTCGATGCCGCGCCGGCCGCTTGGCGGCGTTGCCTGGCGCCAGGCGCGGGCGGCGCGGGATTATCTCGAGGCGCATACGACCCGAGCAGTACGCTCCGGCGAGCTGGAAGCGGTGACCGGGCTCGACCGTTTTGCGCTGTCGCGGCATTTCCGGGCGGCCTTCGCCACCAGCCCGCATCGCTACCTGCTGATGCGGCGGCTGCAGCAGGCGCGGGCGATGATCGGCGCAGGAGAGGGGATTTCGGATACGGCTGCGGCAACGGGCTTTGCCGACCAAAGCCATCTCAACCGGCATTTCAAGAAGGCCTACGGCATGACGCCCGGCCAGTGGGCAGCGCTGGCGCACAACTCCGCGCGACGCTTTATGCGGGATTTTCAGCAAGGCCGGAACGGCGGGCGATGA
- a CDS encoding OmpA family protein, producing the protein MIKKFLLLAVAASYLSACTTTDPYTGEQKVSNTAGGAALGALGGALVGVAVGGGGHGKRNAALIGAGVGALAGGAIGNYMDQQESELRAQLEGTGISVTRNGDNIILNMPSNITFDVDQDAVKPGFYPTLNSVAIVLRKFNRTLIDVNGHTDSTGSLQHNQDLSQRRALSVADYLGGQGIDQRRVSAVGFGPSQPVASNASEAGRAQNRRVEIQIAPITQG; encoded by the coding sequence ATGATCAAGAAATTCCTACTTCTGGCTGTTGCAGCAAGCTATCTCAGCGCTTGCACGACGACCGATCCCTATACCGGTGAACAGAAGGTTTCCAATACGGCGGGCGGCGCGGCGCTTGGCGCCCTCGGCGGTGCTCTCGTCGGCGTGGCTGTCGGCGGCGGCGGCCACGGCAAGCGTAACGCAGCGCTGATCGGCGCCGGCGTCGGCGCACTCGCCGGCGGCGCGATCGGCAATTACATGGACCAGCAGGAATCCGAGCTTCGCGCCCAGCTCGAAGGCACCGGCATTTCGGTGACCCGCAACGGCGACAACATCATCCTCAACATGCCGTCGAACATCACCTTCGACGTTGACCAGGACGCGGTGAAGCCGGGCTTCTATCCGACGCTGAATTCGGTGGCGATCGTGCTGCGCAAATTCAATCGCACGCTGATCGACGTCAACGGCCACACGGATTCGACCGGCAGCCTGCAGCACAATCAAGACCTGTCGCAGCGCCGCGCGCTTTCGGTTGCCGATTATCTCGGCGGCCAGGGCATCGACCAGCGCCGCGTCTCCGCCGTCGGTTTCGGCCCGTCGCAGCCGGTCGCCTCCAACGCCAGCGAGGCCGGCCGCGCCCAGAACCGCCGCGTCGAAATCCAGATCGCGCCGATCACCCAGGGCTGA
- a CDS encoding DUF2000 family protein: MFHTKIAVVLRNNLAGWQKLNVTAFLMTGIAGGHPEIIGEPYKDRVGNLYNPLSIQPIIVLSADEATMSAIHRRALERDITASLFIEEMFATGHDAANRAVFAEFAPDDAKVVGIAIRAEKKIVDKITKGATMQQ; this comes from the coding sequence ATGTTTCATACCAAAATTGCCGTCGTCCTGCGAAACAATCTTGCCGGCTGGCAGAAGCTGAACGTCACCGCCTTCCTGATGACCGGCATCGCCGGCGGGCATCCCGAAATCATCGGCGAGCCCTACAAGGATCGCGTGGGCAATCTCTACAATCCGCTGTCGATCCAGCCGATCATTGTACTCTCCGCCGACGAGGCGACGATGTCAGCCATCCATCGCCGCGCGTTGGAGCGTGATATCACTGCCTCTCTCTTCATCGAGGAAATGTTTGCGACCGGCCACGACGCGGCCAACCGCGCCGTCTTCGCCGAATTTGCGCCCGACGATGCCAAGGTGGTCGGCATCGCAATACGGGCCGAAAAGAAGATCGTCGACAAGATCACCAAGGGCGCGACAATGCAGCAATAG
- a CDS encoding flagellin — protein MSIYQRVSVDAALHVLRDINRNMTVTQNHITTGMRVAKAADNGVYWSVATTARTDNKAVSAIQDALGMAAATMGTAYTGVQNVIDVVSEIKAKLVAATEDGIDKNKVDEEIKQLQEQLRSVSESATFNSDNWVILNNDATPTQPRQIPASFIRNADGTVSVGMLSYHIDTTPVGATTSKDARYLIDDRATGSGEYGVLTSSNFATELGAAQNYVLMTSKNGTTAGQVVISVATGMTKGQIGQMISVVDAALTQLTTVGSAFGALEKRINLQNDFATKLHDNNTAGIGRLVDADMEEESSKLKALQTQQQLGLQSLNIANATYDTVRQLFQNF, from the coding sequence GTGAGTATTTATCAGCGCGTCTCCGTGGATGCGGCGCTTCATGTGCTGCGCGATATCAACCGGAATATGACGGTCACGCAGAACCACATCACGACTGGCATGCGTGTCGCAAAAGCCGCCGACAATGGCGTCTACTGGTCGGTCGCCACCACCGCGCGCACCGACAACAAGGCGGTTTCGGCGATCCAGGATGCGCTCGGCATGGCGGCTGCGACGATGGGCACAGCCTATACCGGCGTCCAGAACGTCATCGACGTCGTCTCCGAGATCAAGGCCAAGCTGGTTGCCGCAACCGAAGACGGCATCGACAAGAACAAGGTCGATGAAGAGATCAAGCAATTGCAGGAGCAACTGCGCAGTGTTTCGGAATCGGCGACCTTCAACAGCGACAATTGGGTGATCCTCAACAACGACGCGACGCCGACGCAGCCGCGCCAGATCCCGGCCTCCTTCATCCGCAATGCCGACGGGACGGTCTCCGTCGGCATGCTGAGCTATCATATCGACACGACGCCGGTCGGAGCCACGACCTCCAAGGATGCGCGCTACCTGATCGACGACCGTGCCACCGGTTCTGGTGAATATGGCGTCCTGACCTCGTCCAATTTCGCCACCGAACTCGGCGCCGCACAGAACTACGTGTTGATGACGAGCAAGAACGGCACCACGGCCGGCCAGGTGGTGATCTCGGTGGCAACAGGTATGACGAAAGGCCAGATCGGGCAGATGATCAGCGTCGTCGATGCCGCGCTGACGCAGCTGACGACGGTCGGTTCGGCCTTCGGCGCGCTGGAAAAACGCATCAACCTGCAGAACGACTTTGCCACCAAACTGCACGACAACAACACCGCCGGCATCGGCCGCCTCGTCGATGCCGACATGGAGGAGGAATCGAGCAAGCTCAAGGCGCTGCAGACGCAGCAGCAGCTCGGCTTGCAATCGCTGAATATCGCTAATGCCACTTACGATACGGTAAGGCAGTTGTTCCAGAATTTCTAA